A genomic window from Bradyrhizobium lupini includes:
- a CDS encoding GFA family protein codes for MTKPYTGGCACGAIRYSIAGEPLFSNHCQCRDCQRESGSAHGSYMTFARDGVTVTGEAKHWDMVANSGNVKTRGFCTQCGVPVYMTFAAQPDVFTIRAASLDEPARYKPQAVTFAARGHHWDRLDPDLPKFAGMPPG; via the coding sequence ATGACCAAGCCCTATACCGGCGGCTGCGCCTGCGGCGCGATCCGCTATTCGATTGCCGGTGAGCCGCTGTTCAGCAATCACTGCCAGTGCCGGGACTGCCAGCGCGAAAGCGGCAGCGCCCACGGCTCGTACATGACATTCGCACGCGACGGCGTCACGGTGACGGGCGAGGCAAAGCATTGGGACATGGTCGCCAACAGCGGCAACGTGAAGACGCGCGGTTTCTGCACACAGTGCGGCGTGCCTGTGTACATGACCTTCGCGGCACAGCCCGACGTCTTCACGATCCGCGCCGCAAGCCTCGACGAGCCCGCCCGCTACAAGCCGCAGGCGGTCACTTTCGCCGCGCGCGGACATCACTGGGATCGTCTTGACCCTGACCTGCCCAAATTCGCGGGCATGCCGCCGGGGTGA
- a CDS encoding DUF4189 domain-containing protein encodes MASNVVARRCAMFFFALSVCIAGARHITDAHAAGAFAVGKCGAYGQAFDYGAEHEARAAAQKQCKGDCTTVTMKRACAAMSVDLSNPCGAYGYAVKPKISTTLNAATRECYKYGGKECVIRAWACDAKG; translated from the coding sequence ATGGCTTCGAACGTCGTCGCGCGCCGTTGCGCGATGTTTTTCTTTGCGCTGTCCGTCTGCATCGCGGGCGCTCGCCATATCACGGATGCGCATGCCGCCGGTGCATTTGCGGTCGGCAAGTGCGGCGCTTACGGCCAGGCCTTTGATTATGGCGCCGAGCACGAAGCCCGTGCGGCGGCGCAGAAGCAGTGCAAGGGCGATTGCACGACCGTGACGATGAAGCGCGCCTGCGCCGCGATGTCGGTCGATCTTTCCAATCCCTGCGGCGCCTATGGCTATGCCGTCAAGCCGAAGATCTCGACCACGCTCAATGCCGCCACGCGCGAATGCTACAAATACGGCGGCAAGGAATGCGTGATCCGCGCCTGGGCCTGCGACGCCAAGGGTTGA
- a CDS encoding DUF2000 family protein, producing the protein MQFDTKIAIVIRTDLQAWQKLNVAAFLTSGIAAAFPECIGEPYEDASGTKYHALIGQPILIYGADGPALTRALDRALTRNVKPAVYTEDMFKTTHDAANREVVRAVARTDLDLVGLAMRAERKVIDKIVDGLKFHS; encoded by the coding sequence ATGCAGTTCGATACCAAGATCGCCATCGTGATTCGTACCGATCTTCAAGCCTGGCAGAAGCTCAACGTCGCGGCCTTCCTCACCAGCGGCATCGCCGCGGCCTTTCCGGAATGCATCGGCGAGCCCTATGAGGACGCGTCGGGCACGAAATATCACGCGCTGATCGGTCAGCCGATCCTGATCTATGGCGCCGACGGTCCCGCATTGACGCGCGCGCTCGATCGGGCCCTGACGCGCAACGTCAAGCCGGCGGTCTACACCGAGGACATGTTCAAGACCACTCATGATGCGGCCAACCGCGAGGTGGTGAGGGCAGTGGCGCGCACCGATCTCGATCTCGTCGGTCTCGCGATGCGCGCGGAGCGCAAGGTGATCGACAAGATCGTCGACGGGTTGAAGTTTCATAGTTGA
- a CDS encoding NTP transferase domain-containing protein — protein MKFGPASPRDAIGGVTVHTLRQGPLVLKKGTTIGPAEVEALERAGIKDVVVVRMEEGDVSEDIAAASIALAVGGEGIHVERAFTGRANLFAAQPGVLVIDRAAVDRINNIDEAITFATLSAYKPVVEGEMVGTVKIIPFGVKGNLRDAAVKAAGRDVLKIAPYVIKRVGVVSTLLPGLSSKVIDKTLRVTAERLAPAGAGIIAERRVPHEEQALSAAIKELLGLGAELVIVFGASAIADRRDVIPAAVTGIGGEIEHFGMPVDPGNLLLIARAGAVPVLGAPGCARSPVENGFDWVLMRLLAGIKVTRSELMGMGVGGLLMEIVTRPQPRAKPEIEGNNQVAVIVLAAGRSTRMGGPNKLLAELDGKKLVRIATEQALASKASEVIVVTGHQTELIEQALQGLKVRFVKNPDFAGGIASSVKAGIAAVPETSDGAVVCLGDMPLIDAGLIDRLIDAFAPDRGNLIVVPVSEGRRGNPVLWSRRFFKELMTLDGDVGARHLIAKHTEAVAEVPVDGESAFLDIDTPQALEAARRG, from the coding sequence ATGAAGTTCGGCCCGGCGAGTCCCAGGGATGCGATCGGCGGGGTGACCGTCCACACCCTGCGCCAGGGACCGCTGGTGCTGAAAAAGGGCACGACGATCGGCCCGGCCGAGGTCGAGGCGCTGGAGCGCGCCGGCATCAAGGACGTTGTGGTGGTGCGGATGGAGGAGGGCGATGTCTCCGAGGACATCGCTGCCGCCAGCATCGCGCTCGCGGTCGGCGGCGAGGGCATCCATGTCGAGCGCGCCTTCACCGGCCGGGCCAATCTGTTCGCCGCGCAGCCAGGCGTGCTGGTGATCGATCGCGCCGCGGTGGACCGCATCAACAATATCGACGAGGCCATTACCTTTGCCACGCTCTCCGCCTACAAGCCGGTGGTCGAGGGCGAGATGGTCGGCACCGTCAAGATCATCCCGTTCGGCGTCAAAGGAAACTTGCGTGATGCCGCGGTGAAGGCCGCGGGTCGCGACGTTCTGAAGATCGCGCCTTACGTCATCAAGCGCGTCGGCGTGGTCTCGACGCTGCTGCCCGGCCTGTCCTCCAAGGTGATCGACAAGACGTTGCGGGTCACCGCCGAGCGGCTGGCGCCAGCCGGAGCCGGCATCATCGCGGAGCGGCGGGTTCCGCATGAGGAGCAGGCGCTGTCGGCTGCGATCAAGGAACTGCTGGGACTTGGCGCCGAGCTCGTGATCGTGTTCGGTGCATCCGCGATCGCCGACCGCCGCGACGTGATCCCTGCGGCCGTGACCGGCATCGGCGGCGAGATCGAGCATTTCGGCATGCCGGTGGATCCCGGCAACCTGCTGCTGATTGCCCGGGCCGGCGCCGTGCCGGTGCTGGGCGCGCCCGGCTGCGCGCGCTCGCCGGTCGAGAACGGCTTTGACTGGGTGCTGATGCGGCTGCTCGCGGGCATCAAGGTGACGCGGTCCGAGCTGATGGGCATGGGTGTTGGCGGCCTCCTGATGGAGATCGTCACGCGCCCGCAGCCGCGCGCAAAACCGGAGATCGAGGGCAACAACCAGGTCGCGGTCATCGTGCTCGCAGCAGGCCGCTCGACCCGGATGGGTGGGCCGAACAAGCTACTGGCCGAGCTCGATGGCAAGAAGCTGGTGCGAATAGCGACCGAGCAGGCGCTGGCCTCCAAGGCGTCCGAGGTGATCGTCGTCACCGGCCATCAGACCGAGCTGATCGAACAAGCCTTGCAGGGCCTGAAGGTGCGTTTCGTCAAAAATCCGGATTTTGCCGGCGGCATCGCAAGCTCGGTCAAGGCGGGCATCGCGGCCGTTCCCGAGACGTCCGACGGCGCCGTGGTCTGCCTCGGCGACATGCCGCTGATCGACGCCGGCCTGATCGATCGTCTCATCGACGCGTTCGCACCGGACCGCGGCAATCTCATCGTCGTGCCCGTCAGCGAAGGTCGCCGCGGCAACCCTGTGCTGTGGTCGCGCCGCTTCTTCAAGGAGTTGATGACGCTCGACGGCGATGTCGGCGCGCGCCATCTGATCGCCAAGCACACCGAGGCCGTTGCCGAAGTGCCGGTCGACGGCGAGAGCGCCTTCCTCGACATCGACACGCCGCAGGCATTGGAAGCGGCACGGCGGGGATAG